In the Wyeomyia smithii strain HCP4-BCI-WySm-NY-G18 chromosome 2, ASM2978416v1, whole genome shotgun sequence genome, one interval contains:
- the LOC129721378 gene encoding protein hold'em, producing the protein MTSEILVTKRINHIDQESRSFILVGVIIAKSDPKFFESTSSHRPASSTSTSRGVMTLTIRDSDRDTINCTLWNTRNTIESYDNLFHIGDVVNITRPKVIPACLDRSEQYNPRSTSVYSLSLGENDESKIKLHEGCSLDPIRKLISVPTVPASDTYLLTDIATGGHGINGQNVNVLVVVRSIRPRKQIVISKTGKLKYLREVIVMDTSHAGMSMKFWNNEYVDRIDKWIPLTTVLLIMDVRVEFDQYYKTICLGMSGRTIITEDPAIEEADRLLIHAMKTSTLGSELLYSTLSTNIDPSTITSVMTVQQIVDRAEGDLKTEEEQFTALCYAVITRFDLDGCSKITSRKCLNCKNLLKISDSKCQREDCQNNLSHISVSFDIPVDITDHTGTLPNCRLMNQAAENTLNCKVEAFLRMGDTQKGKLKWRYLLERCVLKLVIKRKSPVRFQTLYTILDCSVASPQEVGSKIKVY; encoded by the exons atgacTTCCGAAATTCTTGTTACAAAACGAATCAATCACATCGACCAAGAGTCACGAAGCTTCATTCTTGTTGGTGTTATTATTGCTAAAAGCGATCCGAAATTTTTCGAATCGACCTCCAGCCACCGTCCCGCGAGTAGTACTTCCACTAGCCGTGGCGTGATGACACTAACAATCCGGGATAGTGATAGAGACACAATAAATTGTACTCTTTGGAATACTAGGAACACAATCGAATCGTATGATAATCTGTTTCATATTGGAGATGTAGTAAACATCACGCGTCCAAAGGTTATTCCAGCCTGCCTTGATCGGTCGGAGCAGTATAACCCCAGATCTACATCCGTATACAGTTTGTCCCTAGGAGAAAATGACGAAAGTAAAATAAAGCTTCACGAAGGTTGCAGTCTAGATCCGATTCGGAAACTGATATCAGTTCCAACAGTTCCAGCTTCTGACACATATTTGTTGACGGACATTGCAACCGGCGGGCACGGTATCAACGGGCAAAATGTTAACGTTCTAGTAGTTGTGCGTAGCATACGTCCCAGAAAACAAATCGTTATTTCCAAAACGGGTAAATTAAAGTATCTCCGAGAAGTGATTGTTATGGATACCTCCCATGCTGGAATGTCAATGAAATTTTGGAACAATGAGTATGTCGATAGAATCGATAAATGGATTCCACTGACCACTGTTTTACTAATAATGGACGTCAGAGTGGAATTCGACCAATACTACAAGACGATTTGTTTAGGAATGAGTGGCAGGACAATTATCACCGAGGATCCAGCAATAGAAGAAGCTGATAGACTTCTTATTCACGCTATGAAAACATCCACACTGGGCTCGGAACTTCTATATTCCACTTTATCAACTAATATAGATC cATCTACAATTACATCCGTAATGACAGTTCAACAGATTGTGGACAGAGCTGAAGGCGATCTGAAAACTGAAGAAGAGCAGTTTACTGCTCTCTGTTATGCAGTAATTACTAGATTTGACTTAGATGGGTGTTCAAAAATAACTAGTCGTAAATG CTTAAATTGTAAGAATCTTCTTAAAATCTCCGATTCTAAATGTCAACGAGAAGACTGTCAAAACAATCTCTCTCACATAAGTGTTAGTTTTGATATTCCAGTAGATATTACTGATCACACGGGAACATTACCCAACTGCCGTCTCATGAATCAGGCCGCGGAGAACACTCTCAATTGTAAGGTAGAAGCATTTCTAAGGATGGGTGATACTCAAAAAGGCAAGCTAAAGTGGCGTTATCTATTAGAACGCTGTGTCCTGAAATTAGTTATTAAAAGGAAGTCGCCGGTTCGTTTTCAAACTCTCTATACCATATTGGACTGCTCTGTGGCTAGCCCACAGGAAGTGGGATCTAAGATTAAGGTTTATTAA
- the LOC129721381 gene encoding dynein intermediate chain 3, ciliary-like has product MDIEYAYQKERREFGRQCLFSDKNKVEFSEPANHELFKDYILRDPVEIGTQYSHQMALSEVNTESAEHENRGILHSEGGWPKDVNYLDPEQTVRYRRKIEKDENYVTQLTAVTKPMEHCIYQNNAVNIYENYFDGLEPAPLMEKSNSRTLNVYRDPSIYKQPVTHLSWSPDGGSKIAVSHCNMNFQETSGKAVSSYIWEIENPNVPLLRFTPHSSMICFEYNQKDPTTLVSGLYNGQVAAWDTRNEKAPVMISERETSHRATVNSALWINSKSGTEFFSGSSDGQVMWWDTRKLSQPTDTLLMDPIKSDEQDLSRSYGVSCLEYETSIPTRFMCGTEQGMLFSCNRKGKSPQEKIVYRLPCHTGPIYSLTRNPAFVKNFLTIGDWIARIWSEDCRESSIIWTKHHAVMLTDGVWNPTRYSIFYVSRADGVLDAWDLLQQQNEPILTIKVCDESLKCLRAHEAGYLVGAGSCKGATFLLEMSDNMTTIKNDKPLLTAMLERENRREKILEAKSREMKLKVRTLHRQEDVVDEKPKLFQCKSACDAAEQEYLQTLEKERKARSPEEYDQDYDPRKIAEQMKEENILDEELNE; this is encoded by the exons ATGGACATCGAATACGCGTATCAAAAAGAACGTCGTGAGTTTGGTCGGCAGTGTCTTTTTTCGGATAAAAACAAGGTCGAGTTTTCTGAACCTGCTAACCATGAACTGTTTAAGGACTACATTCTTCGTGATCCTGTTGAAATCGGAACACAGTATAGCCATCAGATGGCCCTCAGCGAAGTTAACACCGAAAGCGCTGAGCATGAGAATCGCGGTATATTACATTCAGAAGGTGGTTGGCCGAAAGATGTGAATTACTTGGATCCCGAGCAAACGGTACGTTACCGAAGAAAGATTGAAAAAGACGAAAACTATGTGACTCAGCTAACCGCGGTTACGAAACCAATGGAGCACTGTATCTACCAGAATAACGCAGTAAATATATATGAAAACTATTTCGATGGCCTAGAACCTGCTCCATTGATGGAAAAAAGTAATTCAAGAACCCTAAACGTATACAGAGATCCTTCAATTTATAAACAGCCTGTTACACACTTATCATGGTCGCCTGATGGAGGATCGAAGATAGCTGTATCACATTGTAATATGAATTTCCAAGAAACCAGCGGCAAAGCAGTGTCGTCATACATATGGGAAATCGAAAATCCGAACGTACCCTTATTGAGATTCACTCCCCACAGTTCCATGATTTGCTTCGAATATAATCAAAAAGATCCAACAACTTTAGTAAGTGGTTTGTACAATGGCCAAGTAGCAGCTTGGGACACTAGGAACGAAAAAGCTCCCGTCATGATCAGTGAACGTGAAACGTCGCATCGAGCAACAGTTAACTCGGCATTGTGGATCAATTCGAAGAGTGGAACTGAATTCTTCTCAGGATCATCCGATGGACAAGTGATGTGGTGGGATACGAGAAAACTATCGCAACCAACTGATACTCTTTTAATGGACCCAATCAAGTCAGACGAACAAGATCTTTCGCGGTCATATGGTGTTAGTTGTTTAGAATACGAAACGTCTATTCCGACTAGGTTCATGTGTGGAACTGAGCAAGGCATgctattttcttgcaatagaaAGGGTAAATCTCCCCAGGAGAAAATTGTGTATCGG CTTCCTTGTCATACTGGTCCCATATATTCGTTGACGCGTAATCCCgcttttgttaaaaattttctgACCATTGGGGATTGGATAGCGCGGATCTGGTCCGAGGATTGCCGCGAGAGTTCAATCATTTGGACTAAACATCATGCAGTAATGCTAACTGATGGAGTTTGGAATCCGACACGTTACTCAATCTTCTATGTAAGTCGGGCTGATGGTGTTTTAGATGCTTGGGATCTACTACAGCAGCAGAATGAACCCATTCTCACCATTAAAGTATGTGACGAGAGTTTAAAGTGCCTGCGTGCGCATGAGGCAGGTTATTTGGTAGGCGCTGGCAGCTGCAAAGGGGCTACGTTTTTGCTAGAAATGTCTGATAATATGACGACAATCAAAAATGATAAGCCGTTGTTAACTGCG ATGTTGGAACGAGAGAATCGACGGGAGAAAATTCTAGAGGCTAAATCACGAGAGATGAAACTGAAGGTTCGCACGTTGCATCGTCAAGAAGACGTTGTTGATGAAAAGCCCAAATTATTCCAATGCAAAT CTGCTTGTGATGCAGCCGAGCAAGAATATCTTCAAACATTAGAGAAAGAACGCAAAGCACGTTCTCCCGAAGAATATGACCAAG ATTACGATCCGAGGAAGATCGCTGAACAAATGAAGGAGGAAAATATTTTAGACGAAGAGCTCAATGAATAG